Proteins from a single region of Sphaerochaeta globosa str. Buddy:
- a CDS encoding formylglycine-generating enzyme family protein — MKRRIVLPEVEAVKLPVLFNMRPGVYLFILYAILLIVILFCVAYLPGILKGGRYVTFSAPLAETGIVLDGTYLGATDNQYFIASGEHEVAYMKGGVQYATYALDVDHPVFLTWFFHRTKTIDAPQLALGSDMKFKIIHFDLEQIQQASAILTYDAVTRYEPVFSNLVSDLKSLDIQKETFEQALELALLYITNETMLLDAQQALQKYQIALTAFMQQTLESATSLFATANASTGLSEKVGSLVKKETSLQAGEFEIPGYRYPQASFVMGTLTGQNYPAINEAGIKVTTPSFALSTYEVSQYQWALFLQENPMWEKANLASLVEQGLVDEAYLAGLSPSTIFVTNKPIHTISYFAAQAFCEWLSSKTGKTVFLPSESMWTIAAYSHSNLKFDASLSPIPSPLKEPVSLLGGVWELTQTPYIPLARITDYQKALALHESFGLTTQPIVKGGSYLNDAKTISSNTVGVVDPDVCGDLIGFRVAWYE; from the coding sequence ATGAAAAGACGCATCGTACTTCCAGAGGTGGAAGCGGTAAAATTACCGGTTCTCTTCAACATGAGACCAGGTGTATACCTCTTCATCCTCTACGCAATACTTCTGATTGTAATTCTTTTTTGTGTTGCTTACCTCCCTGGTATTCTCAAGGGTGGTCGATACGTCACCTTCTCTGCTCCTTTAGCTGAGACTGGAATCGTTCTCGACGGTACCTATCTGGGTGCTACAGACAATCAATATTTCATTGCCAGCGGAGAGCACGAGGTGGCATATATGAAAGGAGGCGTTCAGTATGCAACCTATGCACTTGATGTCGACCATCCTGTCTTTTTGACGTGGTTTTTTCATCGGACAAAAACTATCGATGCACCTCAACTTGCTCTTGGTTCGGATATGAAGTTCAAGATTATTCACTTTGATCTTGAGCAGATACAGCAAGCAAGTGCAATTCTTACCTACGATGCTGTTACCCGATACGAACCTGTTTTCTCCAACTTGGTCTCAGACCTTAAGAGTTTGGACATCCAGAAAGAAACATTTGAACAAGCTCTCGAGCTTGCACTTCTGTATATCACCAATGAGACCATGCTCCTTGATGCTCAACAAGCACTGCAAAAGTATCAAATAGCACTGACAGCTTTCATGCAGCAGACACTGGAATCGGCAACGTCTCTATTTGCAACAGCAAATGCTTCAACTGGTTTGTCTGAAAAGGTAGGTTCCTTAGTAAAGAAAGAGACATCCCTGCAAGCTGGAGAATTTGAGATACCAGGGTATCGCTATCCTCAGGCAAGTTTTGTCATGGGAACTTTGACAGGTCAAAACTATCCTGCCATCAATGAAGCGGGTATAAAGGTCACAACACCTTCTTTCGCCCTTTCCACGTATGAAGTCAGCCAATATCAATGGGCTCTCTTTTTACAAGAGAATCCCATGTGGGAGAAAGCTAATTTGGCATCCCTTGTTGAACAAGGATTGGTCGATGAGGCATACTTGGCAGGCTTATCCCCCTCTACGATTTTTGTGACGAATAAACCCATTCACACTATTAGTTATTTTGCAGCCCAGGCTTTTTGTGAATGGCTCAGTTCTAAAACAGGTAAAACAGTTTTCCTTCCCTCTGAAAGTATGTGGACGATAGCAGCTTATAGCCATAGCAATCTAAAATTCGATGCTTCACTCAGCCCTATTCCTTCTCCACTCAAGGAACCTGTTTCCTTGCTTGGCGGTGTATGGGAACTGACACAAACCCCCTATATCCCCTTGGCCAGGATTACGGATTACCAGAAAGCGCTTGCCCTTCATGAAAGCTTTGGCCTTACTACTCAGCCCATTGTGAAAGGTGGCAGCTATCTCAATGATGCCAAAACCATCTCATCCAATACTGTTGGAGTTGTCGATCCCGATGTATGCGGAGACCTAATTGGGTTCCGTGTTGCTTGGTATGAATAA